CACATATCGCATTGAAACCCACACTCGatcaaatatttgtatattgtgttaataacaaaaattgtGGTGGAAACATTAGGTGAGAATCTACTCAGTATGGTAAGTGTTTATGATTGTCAATGGTTTACTTCAGTTTAGTTCACGACCCCAAAGAAAATTAACAACTTATAGGAcccaataaagtataaactacAGGAATATATTCCAtcaaaatttataactttttgatttttatataatatctacctacctacgtaAATCAGTCGTGAATTGGATGTCAGGTGCATGGCTGCTAAACAGTGgttctttattaattgtttctCAAACGACgtcaaaaaaaattagaaatcTGAATTCCTTTACTGACTAATTATTACGTTGTCCCGGCAAACTTCCTTACACTTATCACTTAGGCCTAagggtatgaaaaatatgttaGCCGATTTTCATAACTACCCGATTCTcagaattttatatacttatttatcaAAGAAGAAGATATTTACTGATGTAGTTTTTCTTCATCTAGatggaataaaaaagttatatacgtaagtagtatattattattagtctgtggttatatgatatatcatattatagttGCGTTGATGTTGaagtgttataaaataatgggTTTTCATGCAGACTTTCCATTGATAGACCGTACGCATAATTAATTGCACTATTTAGTTTCATAATAgcatgataataaaataaaagaccaCTTTCTAATGCCATAAGATTATGAAATATatcgatttcatttttaacgtgatcaattattattgtacacattatttaaatatagtaGTAACATGCAACCATGTGTCGCAGCTTAAGTACTTACTATACAGTATATACGAACTTCAACTTTTCAAGAATGTCGTAAATCGTAATACGCCTTGCTTACCTGGAATGTCTTCTATTCTTGTTATAGCTATTTACTGGTACATAATCTGGATGATGCGTAATGGAAACTCGAGGTCTCTGGAGAGGCACGTATCCGGGCGGAGGTATTGGCATGGGACCATAAATACTCTCATATATCATGGGATGAGGGGCGTACATAGGTTCTCCCATGTACATAGACCGCCTTCTCTCACCTGCAacgttttttcttttttcaatttaaacttATACCTACGCATCTGTGAAAACACTGAACACTCGTATTGTTTATGTACCATAGTTGGTACATAAACAATGCTGAGTGTCCTATCACCGTCCGTCCTGACTTaacattttgattaaaaatagcagattttattgaaaaatgataaattagaaaaaaattaggtGGAATCTGCAACATAGCACAGCTCTGCtagttaagtaggtacttattagctaatcaaataaaaaaaatattttttaaagacagtcaaattatttatgcaaatattactgaacgaatattttatttggggTACCTACAGACGATATTTACAATTGTCttaataataagataattgTTTTATGAACATTCCAGGACGcagttattattaatgtatgaggtaattacattttatttaggCTTGTTttcaatataggtacttatctatataaaaatatacgtaggtatataattaaattatgcatAGCTACagagattttttttcataaacttaCCCACGGGTCTATGAGCATAAATCGGTATGTCATGATGGTCGGGAATCATAGATCTGGATGTCTTTCGATTATAGATTGAATGGTCGGGAGTTATTACTTCTTCTGGTATAATCCTTTTAGGCGGTGGTAACTTTTCCTCTGACgaatcataattttttgttgGTACATAGTAAAAACTAGCACTAACTGGCTCCCCAGCTATGGAATTGAATTGATCCTGACTAGAATCTATCGATTCTTCGTTCATTCTTGAAAAAGCATCGTTATCCCAGGGATCAAGATACATTCTGTTATTGGGCGCGGAACGCTCGTCTTCTTCACTGTCGAAATCCACTGCGGTCCAATATGGACTACTGGTGTGTCCaggcatattaattaatcacTTACACAATTAGATACTTGCTAAATTACCCTTGAGAACACAACTTGAATGTTCTATCACCACTCACGACCTAACCACACATGGTCTTgagagtttgtttgtcttCGCTCTTTATTATTCTGAACACGATGCGCACGGACCTCGACAGCTATACGATTCAATTTGCCTCGGATTTGTTATGTTACAATCGCGTGCACACACTACGGcacttacttttaaaataagcaAGCAACGTGTGCTTGGTTCTCACTCCTCAAGTGCATGCTCATTGCACACTAATGCTATACAATCGTTTGAATTTGTAATAGTATAACTACTCATTATGTTGCattacaattttcattttcactttAGGCGGTGGGTGGATAATCAAGAAATGCTTCCATTATATTCTGTCTTTGGCATTATTTGTGATcgtgtattaattattacgtcTTGATAGAAGCTTGATAGGTTTTAAAATTAGTTCAATTTAAGTTCTCCTATCAAAGAATAATGAAACAGGTCTTTGGAAAATATATACTGATAAGGTGGTATCATGGGTGGCCTAGCAATATAAGTCGCCAGAATAAGAAGAAGGACGGGGTTTCGAATCTCTCCAGTCtccaattattatttgtgagctcaaatttattgaattatttataaatttcatttaatgcTCTAAAAAACCCACAGTAAGTACCTATTCAAAtaagaacatatttttataaaattatcaaattacaTTATCCCAAACACAAATATCTACTTAGAAGAACTCAGAAGGCACAATCTGTTTTTTTAtcatcacaaaaaaaaacaatcggGTAGGGTACCTACTAGCAATGTAGTAGGTAACTAAGCACACATAgaagttttcaaaaaaatacttacattacACATCCTTTATACTGGactagataatattactaattattaaacaGTCTTTTGTGGGACACCTGCTTATGTATAAAAGCGTAAGGTCACATCATGAAGTCTCAAAACCGCTGAACATTATAAaagatgaaatttggtaggtAGTTTGTTTGGTAGTGACTAGTGGTAGACGCGCGCATCAGATCAGCAATTTTTTCAATAGAGCTGTATCAAATGTGTCAAGTCTGTAACAGTTTGTATGAATGTCAttcatttttttgtgttacaatCACAGATTTGGTTACAATCTTGAAATTTAACAGAGAGGTAAAAAATAGTCAGTTGATGTCCCAAGGAcggattttaattatttatttcaaattttatttattttggggttccgaacctcaaaaagaaaaaacggAACCGTTTATTGTGGATCACTTTATTGTGCGTCTATAGGTAAGTCTGTCCT
This is a stretch of genomic DNA from Colias croceus chromosome 4, ilColCroc2.1. It encodes these proteins:
- the LOC123691401 gene encoding uncharacterized protein LOC123691401, with the translated sequence MPGHTSSPYWTAVDFDSEEDERSAPNNRMYLDPWDNDAFSRMNEESIDSSQDQFNSIAGEPVSASFYYVPTKNYDSSEEKLPPPKRIIPEEVITPDHSIYNRKTSRSMIPDHHDIPIYAHRPVGERRRSMYMGEPMYAPHPMIYESIYGPMPIPPPGYVPLQRPRVSITHHPDYVPVNSYNKNRRHSRMAEAYEQYMYESLPQDYEDWAHPMPKAAPTNFHLSRYGHLQIDYSCSWNSLDRLIRNH